In Jeotgalibaca arthritidis, a single genomic region encodes these proteins:
- a CDS encoding Mor transcription activator family protein, translating into MNKSDYNGVYEELVELLGLENTLKIHKHFRGQQVNFPMRLYSKDYIEEYLIKNYNGKNLKELSKKLDYTTNWLRKMLNKIEFS; encoded by the coding sequence ATGAATAAGTCAGATTATAATGGAGTATACGAAGAGTTAGTTGAATTACTAGGATTAGAGAATACATTAAAAATACATAAACATTTTAGAGGTCAACAAGTAAACTTTCCAATGAGATTATATTCTAAAGATTATATAGAAGAATATCTTATAAAAAATTACAATGGTAAGAACTTGAAAGAATTATCTAAGAAGCTAGATTACACAACTAATTGGTTGAGGAAGATGTTAAATAAGATTGAATTTAGTTAA
- the istA gene encoding IS21 family transposase, translated as MIDLVTKQAVILKVEVEGASQRAVAKSLGISRNTVKKYIQEYRKARENFTDLSVENFALTEAILEKPSYNTEKRFKRKLTDDMTSRLDFYIKRNAQKKIDGRKKQQMKIIDMHEALLEQGFDIGYTTVRNYVREKEQIRKEAFIRAIYEPGVVCEFDWGEVKLEIGGRLKTYQLAVFTMAYSNYRFAMLYHSQQAVCFQDAHVQFFRQLARVPLQMVYDNMRTVVKKFVGTERELSPITTSLAAFYGFQVRLCNPRKGNEKGHVERSVEVVRRKAFSLHDAFDSFEQANEHLQSELSKLNNRTRSNKTPSSLILEEQAAMTAPIGDFDASELLNLKVDKYSTITVKQNHYSVPEAYVGKTVRVKSGTNSIRVFDNYELLAEHKRIWGVHEWQMDLYHYLTTLGHKKGALENSQGFKQAPQQIKFIYENYYNNNQKDFIALLHFIREENNLSDIIAIIKELERKPFFEISTEKLIFLSQQKSEAPARPTGNQAIIDKSLENLSNYANLLTKNKEKQIS; from the coding sequence TTGATCGATTTGGTGACGAAGCAGGCGGTTATTTTGAAAGTGGAAGTGGAAGGGGCGTCCCAGCGAGCGGTGGCAAAAAGTCTGGGGATTTCAAGAAATACGGTTAAGAAATATATACAGGAATATCGAAAAGCACGAGAGAATTTTACTGACCTTTCAGTGGAGAACTTCGCACTTACAGAAGCAATCCTGGAGAAGCCTTCTTACAATACCGAGAAGCGTTTCAAACGAAAACTGACCGATGACATGACGTCCCGGTTAGATTTCTATATCAAGAGAAACGCCCAAAAGAAGATCGACGGTCGAAAAAAACAGCAGATGAAAATTATTGATATGCATGAAGCTCTGTTGGAGCAAGGTTTTGACATTGGGTATACCACGGTACGAAATTACGTTCGGGAAAAGGAACAGATCCGAAAAGAAGCTTTCATAAGGGCCATTTATGAACCAGGGGTGGTCTGTGAATTCGACTGGGGAGAAGTAAAGTTGGAAATCGGCGGAAGGCTGAAGACCTATCAGTTGGCTGTCTTTACCATGGCCTACAGCAATTACCGGTTCGCCATGCTTTATCATTCGCAGCAAGCCGTTTGTTTTCAAGACGCCCATGTCCAATTTTTTCGGCAGTTGGCCCGGGTACCGCTTCAAATGGTGTATGACAACATGCGGACAGTCGTAAAGAAGTTTGTTGGAACAGAACGGGAGTTATCCCCCATCACCACGAGCCTGGCGGCCTTCTATGGCTTTCAAGTCCGCTTGTGTAACCCGCGAAAGGGAAACGAGAAAGGACATGTGGAACGCTCTGTTGAAGTGGTCCGACGAAAGGCATTCAGCCTGCATGATGCCTTTGACTCTTTCGAGCAGGCGAATGAGCATCTACAAAGCGAGCTCAGCAAACTGAATAACCGAACCAGAAGCAACAAGACGCCCAGCAGCCTTATTTTAGAAGAACAGGCGGCCATGACAGCGCCCATCGGTGATTTTGACGCAAGCGAGCTCCTCAACCTCAAGGTTGATAAATACAGTACCATCACGGTGAAACAGAACCACTACTCCGTTCCCGAAGCCTATGTCGGCAAGACGGTCCGAGTTAAAAGTGGGACAAACAGCATTCGTGTTTTTGACAATTACGAATTACTGGCGGAACACAAACGGATATGGGGCGTCCATGAATGGCAGATGGATCTTTATCACTATCTGACTACTTTAGGACACAAAAAAGGCGCACTTGAAAACAGCCAAGGTTTCAAGCAAGCGCCACAACAAATAAAATTTATCTACGAAAACTATTATAACAACAACCAAAAGGATTTTATAGCTCTATTACACTTCATCAGGGAAGAGAATAATCTCAGCGATATCATCGCCATTATCAAAGAATTAGAGAGAAAGCCTTTCTTCGAGATTTCAACCGAAAAGCTGATTTTTCTTTCCCAACAAAAATCGGAAGCTCCCGCCCGTCCAACGGGCAATCAGGCCATCATTGATAAATCCCTTGAGAATCTCAGCAATTACGCGAACCTACTCACTAAAAACAAGGAGAAACAAATCTCATGA
- the istB gene encoding IS21-like element helper ATPase IstB, whose amino-acid sequence MSQRTELDNLLLQLRLPGIRRKLREATVTEEMHAILYDLFMVEVEERERRSEHRRIKTAQFPYQKTLEDLTVSFLPPDGQKYIRELSTLSFIKEGRNVIFSGSPGTGKTHCAISLGIEACMAGYKVWFTSVPSLINQLKEFRSERTLRSFELKFQKYDLVILDELGYISFDREGAELLFSHLSLRSNGLSTIITTNLSFDRWNEVFHDPVLTAALTDRLTHRAYLLNMVGDSYRLKETLELTNI is encoded by the coding sequence ATGAGCCAACGAACGGAATTAGACAATCTCCTCTTACAGTTACGGTTGCCGGGCATTCGCAGGAAACTACGGGAAGCAACAGTGACGGAAGAGATGCACGCTATTTTATATGACTTATTCATGGTTGAGGTCGAAGAACGGGAACGGCGTTCCGAACACCGACGCATAAAAACCGCCCAGTTCCCCTATCAAAAAACGCTGGAAGACTTAACCGTCTCGTTTCTCCCGCCGGATGGGCAGAAATACATCCGGGAACTTTCTACCCTTTCTTTTATTAAAGAGGGTAGAAACGTTATTTTTTCCGGCAGTCCCGGAACCGGCAAAACGCATTGTGCCATCAGTTTGGGAATAGAGGCCTGTATGGCGGGTTACAAAGTTTGGTTTACCAGCGTTCCCTCCCTGATCAACCAGTTAAAGGAATTTCGTTCCGAACGGACGTTGAGAAGTTTTGAATTGAAGTTCCAAAAATATGATTTAGTCATTTTAGATGAGCTTGGCTATATTTCATTCGATAGGGAAGGCGCCGAACTGTTATTCTCGCACTTATCCCTACGTTCGAATGGACTGTCCACCATCATCACGACGAACCTTTCGTTCGATCGCTGGAATGAAGTCTTTCATGACCCGGTATTAACGGCAGCCTTAACCGACCGGTTAACCCATAGGGCCTATTTATTGAATATGGTGGGCGATTCTTACCGGTTGAAAGAAACGCTAGAGCTAACAAATATATAA
- a CDS encoding DUF960 family protein, which produces MFKKDNRYVTRGVNEEVDIRLQLIMWSMIDKLNDEGNVELDYLQVFKLRKEGNKIVINQSQEVPEYSCTYEIEIEDVQIDDKIKVYVIDSGEYSIMLFTGEY; this is translated from the coding sequence ATGTTCAAGAAAGATAATAGATATGTAACTAGAGGTGTAAATGAGGAGGTAGATATAAGATTACAACTTATAATGTGGAGCATGATTGATAAATTGAATGATGAAGGAAATGTTGAACTGGATTACTTACAGGTTTTCAAGCTAAGAAAAGAAGGAAATAAGATTGTAATAAATCAAAGTCAAGAAGTTCCTGAATACTCATGCACATATGAAATAGAGATAGAAGATGTTCAGATAGATGATAAGATTAAGGTGTATGTAATAGATAGTGGAGAATATTCTATAATGTTATTTACTGGGGAATATTAA
- the tetA(P) gene encoding tetracycline efflux MFS transporter TetA(P), with the protein MVNKLSAYKTYLLFSAITAMCFSLVATVMIVYHIEIVHLNPLQLILVGTTLELACFIFEIPTGIVADVYSRKLSIVIGGVLTGVGFILEGSISSFIFVLVAQIVWGLGSTFISGSLEAWIAEEEKNKDLDEIYIKGAQAGQIGAFIGIVLSTVIANFSVRLPIIVSGVLFIILALFLWLYMPENNFKPSAPGDLNTFKKMVYTFKSGLKFVKSKSIIMILLAVTLFYGLSSEGYDRLSNAHFLQDTTLPKLGNLSSVTWFGIFGILGMILSFIVMHFMAKNLKNEDNRKNGKLLLCINILYISSMLIFALTRNFSLMLIAYLATNTFRIINEPIFSAWLNGHIDDNSRATVLSINGQMNSLGQILGGPIIGIIATNISVSIGIVCTSLLVAPVLVLYIISMIMDKKIS; encoded by the coding sequence ATGGTTAATAAACTTTCAGCATATAAAACTTATTTATTATTTTCAGCTATTACAGCAATGTGTTTTTCGTTAGTAGCTACAGTTATGATAGTGTATCACATTGAAATAGTTCATTTAAATCCACTTCAGCTTATACTTGTTGGAACTACTTTGGAATTAGCATGCTTTATATTTGAAATTCCTACAGGTATAGTTGCAGATGTGTATAGTCGTAAACTATCTATTGTTATTGGGGGAGTTTTAACAGGAGTGGGATTTATTTTAGAAGGTTCTATTTCTAGTTTTATTTTCGTACTTGTAGCACAGATTGTATGGGGATTAGGGTCTACTTTTATCAGTGGCTCGCTTGAAGCTTGGATTGCGGAAGAAGAGAAGAATAAAGATTTAGATGAAATTTATATAAAGGGAGCACAAGCAGGGCAGATAGGAGCATTTATTGGAATAGTACTAAGCACTGTAATAGCTAATTTCTCTGTAAGGCTTCCTATTATAGTTAGTGGAGTTTTATTTATAATTCTTGCATTATTTTTATGGTTATATATGCCAGAAAATAATTTTAAACCATCTGCTCCTGGGGATTTAAATACATTCAAAAAGATGGTATATACATTTAAATCTGGTCTTAAATTTGTAAAAAGTAAATCTATAATTATGATTTTACTTGCAGTAACTTTATTTTATGGATTATCAAGTGAAGGTTATGATAGACTTTCTAATGCGCATTTTTTACAAGATACTACACTTCCTAAACTTGGAAACCTTAGTTCAGTGACTTGGTTTGGAATTTTTGGAATTTTAGGAATGATATTGAGCTTCATAGTAATGCATTTTATGGCAAAGAATCTTAAGAATGAGGATAATAGGAAAAATGGAAAACTATTATTATGCATAAATATACTTTATATATCGTCTATGTTGATATTTGCTCTTACAAGAAACTTTAGTTTAATGTTAATAGCTTATTTGGCAACAAATACCTTTAGAATTATAAATGAACCTATATTCAGTGCGTGGTTAAATGGGCATATAGATGATAATTCTAGAGCTACTGTGCTTTCTATAAATGGACAAATGAATTCCTTAGGTCAAATTTTAGGTGGACCGATTATAGGAATCATAGCTACAAATATTTCAGTAAGTATTGGTATAGTATGTACTTCATTATTAGTAGCACCAGTATTAGTGTTATATATTATTTCTATGATAATGGATAAAAAAATATCATAA
- the rlmH gene encoding 23S rRNA (pseudouridine(1915)-N(3))-methyltransferase RlmH → MSTAKEKKKEKHLKQGIAEYTKRLGSYCKLQIIEVNDEKAPETLSEKEMEMVKDKEGECILAKVADQSYVFALAINGKQYDSVDFSKKIDQLGITGKSDITFIIGGSLGLSKAVLQRANEEISFGKLTFPHQLMRLVLVEQVYRAFRIMKGEPYHK, encoded by the coding sequence ATGTCTACGGCTAAAGAAAAGAAGAAGGAAAAGCATTTAAAGCAAGGTATTGCTGAATACACAAAACGTCTGGGCAGCTATTGCAAACTACAAATCATTGAAGTAAACGATGAAAAAGCACCCGAAACACTAAGCGAAAAAGAAATGGAAATGGTAAAAGACAAAGAGGGCGAATGCATTCTTGCAAAAGTAGCCGACCAAAGTTATGTATTTGCCTTAGCCATTAATGGGAAACAATACGATTCCGTTGACTTCTCCAAAAAAATCGACCAACTCGGCATCACAGGTAAAAGTGATATCACCTTTATTATCGGTGGTTCACTCGGATTAAGCAAGGCTGTACTTCAACGAGCGAACGAAGAAATATCATTTGGCAAATTAACTTTCCCGCATCAATTGATGCGACTGGTGTTGGTGGAGCAGGTATACCGGGCTTTTCGGATTATGAAGGGCGAACCGTATCATAAATAA
- a CDS encoding DUF697 domain-containing protein, translating to MVVASTTAAVTVGAIPIPIADALILSPIEVAQINSLARLYEINKDEQAKQLFNSIVEVGTVSVAAKTAISALKAIPGINIGASVLNAIMAGSIVAAIGEGCIYVFEKI from the coding sequence ATCGTTGTAGCTTCAACTACAGCAGCAGTAACAGTAGGAGCTATTCCTATTCCAATTGCTGATGCACTAATCCTGTCTCCAATCGAAGTAGCCCAAATTAACTCACTAGCCAGACTCTATGAAATCAATAAAGACGAGCAAGCTAAACAATTATTCAATTCAATTGTTGAGGTTGGAACAGTAAGTGTCGCAGCGAAAACCGCAATCAGTGCATTGAAAGCTATTCCAGGGATCAACATAGGAGCAAGTGTGCTGAATGCGATCATGGCGGGCTCGATTGTTGCAGCAATTGGTGAAGGTTGCATCTATGTGTTTGAAAAGATATAA
- a CDS encoding GTPase, with protein MKRGNVLVIGNSGVGKSTLINSVLGVEKAKTGYGTSGTTDKLELY; from the coding sequence ATGAAAAGAGGAAATGTGCTAGTAATTGGAAATTCAGGGGTAGGCAAGTCAACTTTAATTAATTCTGTTCTTGGGGTCGAGAAGGCGAAGACGGGGTATGGAACTTCAGGTACAACAGATAAGCTCGAGTTATATTAG
- a CDS encoding GntR family transcriptional regulator, with product MDSNIPIYLQISQFIENEIISNRLVTDDKVPSMNEFSKSMNVNPATAGKGLNELVAQGILYKKRGLGMFVTEEAKAIIVSQRKDDFTKNLLPDFLNEAKQLKITKDELLEMIRSDYNVEA from the coding sequence TTGGATTCAAATATTCCTATTTATTTACAGATTTCACAGTTTATAGAAAACGAGATCATTAGTAACCGTTTAGTTACAGATGATAAGGTTCCATCCATGAATGAGTTCTCCAAATCAATGAATGTGAACCCTGCTACTGCGGGAAAAGGATTGAATGAGCTCGTTGCTCAAGGGATTTTATATAAAAAGCGAGGGTTAGGTATGTTCGTTACAGAAGAGGCTAAAGCAATTATCGTCAGTCAGCGGAAAGATGATTTCACAAAAAATTTATTACCTGATTTTTTGAATGAAGCTAAGCAATTGAAGATAACGAAGGATGAATTACTTGAAATGATTAGGAGTGATTATAATGTTGAAGCTTAA
- a CDS encoding ATP-binding cassette domain-containing protein: protein MLKLKNITKKYGNHVVLNDITINFDNPEGVYGVLGRNGVGKTTLMKIIFNMITNYDGEVEVNGQPAKNNDDVLQHIVYVGGEVNKYNGLFQGKIKDLLKAYSRMYDAFDREYAESMFESFDIKLKNKFMELSTGNKTLVQNTLGLATRAPITILDEPTNGLDSVNRQNFFRYLMEDYAEHPRLFMLSTHLIQEVENYLTNVVILKNAEVLIDDTLENIQLKAHTVKNARVENKQVIKETTLGSSIEQVIYDDLSDEDIAQIKANGGELEPLDLQSLFNALVEK, encoded by the coding sequence ATGTTGAAGCTTAAAAACATTACGAAAAAATATGGAAATCACGTCGTATTGAATGATATTACAATAAATTTTGATAACCCTGAAGGCGTTTATGGTGTTTTAGGACGTAACGGAGTTGGAAAAACGACCTTAATGAAAATCATCTTCAACATGATCACCAACTATGATGGTGAAGTGGAAGTTAACGGACAGCCAGCGAAAAATAACGATGATGTGCTCCAGCATATTGTGTACGTTGGTGGGGAAGTCAATAAATATAATGGTCTTTTTCAAGGAAAGATTAAGGATTTACTAAAAGCTTACAGCCGTATGTATGATGCTTTTGATCGTGAATATGCAGAATCAATGTTCGAAAGTTTTGATATTAAATTAAAGAATAAATTTATGGAATTATCAACTGGGAATAAAACGCTAGTGCAAAATACATTAGGGTTAGCGACTCGGGCACCGATTACTATTTTAGATGAGCCAACAAATGGGTTGGATTCAGTGAACCGTCAGAATTTTTTTCGCTATTTAATGGAAGATTATGCAGAGCATCCACGTTTATTTATGCTTTCAACTCACTTAATTCAAGAAGTTGAGAATTATTTAACGAATGTCGTCATTTTGAAAAATGCCGAAGTGCTCATTGATGATACCCTTGAAAATATTCAATTAAAAGCACATACAGTGAAAAATGCGCGTGTTGAAAATAAACAGGTGATTAAAGAAACGACATTGGGCTCAAGTATTGAACAAGTTATTTATGATGATTTGTCAGACGAGGATATCGCACAAATTAAAGCCAACGGTGGCGAGTTAGAACCACTGGACTTACAAAGTTTATTTAACGCACTTGTGGAAAAATAA
- a CDS encoding MIP/aquaporin family protein, with the protein MLKKGIAEFIGTFVLVLIGTGTIVLGDGGSGLLGIGLAFGLALVAMAYSIGTISGAHINPAVSLAMYVNKRINLQLLVTYIVAQLAGALAGSLTLKLFLSQSGYELTNLGANVLADGVTLFGGFMIELVLTFIFVLVILVSTGKNGDSHFAGLIIGLTLAAMILMGGTTSGASLNPARSFGPAILVGGTALSQLWMYTVSTLLGGALAAVVARFVLDSEAGTPGVEVE; encoded by the coding sequence ATGCTTAAAAAAGGTATCGCAGAATTTATTGGTACATTCGTACTTGTTCTTATTGGAACGGGAACAATCGTCCTAGGAGACGGTGGTTCAGGATTATTAGGAATTGGACTTGCTTTTGGTCTGGCTCTTGTAGCTATGGCATATAGCATTGGTACCATTTCCGGTGCACATATAAACCCGGCGGTAAGTTTAGCTATGTATGTCAATAAACGCATTAATTTGCAATTATTAGTAACGTATATTGTCGCTCAGTTAGCCGGCGCTCTAGCTGGTTCACTAACGCTAAAATTATTTTTGTCTCAATCAGGCTATGAATTAACAAATCTTGGCGCTAACGTATTGGCTGACGGCGTAACATTATTTGGTGGATTTATGATTGAACTTGTTTTAACCTTTATCTTTGTCTTAGTTATTCTAGTTTCAACTGGAAAAAATGGCGATTCACATTTCGCAGGACTTATTATTGGTTTAACATTAGCTGCTATGATCTTAATGGGCGGAACAACATCAGGTGCTTCATTAAACCCAGCTCGTAGCTTTGGTCCAGCAATCTTAGTGGGCGGAACTGCGCTATCACAACTATGGATGTACACCGTATCAACACTTTTAGGTGGCGCTCTAGCTGCAGTAGTCGCACGCTTTGTATTAGATTCTGAAGCAGGTACTCCTGGAGTAGAAGTAGAATAA
- a CDS encoding cytidine/deoxycytidylate deaminase family protein translates to METGAILEAHKYHLKVTHTIWVVRDDDDASYRVLTPCGVCQERLFYWGEDVKAAITTTDDELVYKTLKEIQPYHWYKSYENSSDSH, encoded by the coding sequence ATGGAAACTGGCGCTATTCTCGAAGCACATAAATATCATTTGAAAGTGACACACACGATTTGGGTTGTGAGGGATGACGATGACGCATCTTATAGAGTTTTAACGCCCTGTGGTGTCTGTCAGGAACGTTTGTTTTACTGGGGAGAAGATGTAAAGGCAGCTATAACGACTACTGACGATGAACTCGTCTATAAAACATTAAAAGAAATACAGCCCTATCACTGGTATAAATCTTATGAAAATAGTTCTGATTCTCATTAA
- a CDS encoding NUDIX domain-containing protein, with protein MYHRAMGVYGVIHNQKELLVINKNGGPYTNRYDLCGGSLEEGELLEEAVIREVKEETGLDATIKRQLGSVSYRYPWKYEHYTDNVHIAIFYEMTASDLSVLGKISEFDGQDSVGCAFVPIDKLTSSNSSPLVMSAKQYLESHSFSTESQNFEEWEVLAVAQY; from the coding sequence TTGTATCATCGAGCAATGGGTGTCTATGGTGTTATTCATAACCAAAAAGAATTATTAGTGATTAATAAAAATGGTGGCCCTTATACGAATCGCTATGATTTGTGCGGAGGTAGTTTAGAAGAAGGTGAACTATTAGAGGAAGCCGTCATACGTGAAGTCAAGGAAGAAACAGGATTAGACGCTACTATCAAACGACAGCTAGGGTCAGTCTCTTACCGATACCCGTGGAAATATGAGCACTATACTGACAATGTACATATCGCTATCTTTTATGAAATGACTGCCTCAGACTTAAGTGTGTTAGGAAAGATTTCGGAGTTTGATGGACAAGATTCTGTAGGATGCGCATTTGTACCCATAGACAAATTAACGAGTTCCAATTCATCACCATTAGTGATGTCTGCAAAGCAATATTTAGAATCTCATTCATTCTCTACAGAAAGCCAAAATTTTGAGGAATGGGAAGTTCTTGCAGTAGCTCAATACTAA
- a CDS encoding DUF3592 domain-containing protein translates to MNPLESHFHIGSRLTVYYNPNNPQQNYVERHAGSLMPPLFLLAGMILVIVSVGLYVVI, encoded by the coding sequence ATGAATCCCTTAGAAAGTCATTTCCACATTGGCTCAAGACTGACCGTTTATTACAATCCAAATAACCCCCAACAAAACTATGTCGAACGTCACGCAGGCAGTTTAATGCCACCGCTGTTTTTATTAGCGGGTATGATTCTAGTAATTGTTAGTGTTGGTTTGTATGTGGTGATTTAA